A stretch of the Clostridiales bacterium genome encodes the following:
- the rpoC gene encoding DNA-directed RNA polymerase subunit beta': MFELSNLDSIQIGMASPEQILAWSHGEVTKPETINYRTLKPERDGLYCERIFGPTKDWECNCGKYKRIKFKDKDKICDKCGVQVTRAKVRRERMGHIQLAAPVSHIWYFKGIPSRMGMLLDISPRNLEKVLYFANFIVLDPGNAEETGLKRLELINDARYREIEARCGKGSFVAKMGAEAIRDLLLELDLDKLSAELKAEVAQLTEKERDRETEGQKRARAVKRLEVVESFRTSHNKPEWMILTVVPVIPPDLRPLIQLDGGRFATSDLNDLYRRVINRNNRLKRLLELGAPDIIVRNEKRMLQESVDALIDNGRRGRPVTGPGNRALKSLSDLLRGKQGRFRQNLLGKRVDYSGRSVIVVGPELKLYQCGLPKEMALELFKPFVMERLVTLKYSHNVKSAKRAVDKVRPEVWDILEEVIRDHPVLLNRAPTLHRLGIQAFEPVLVEGKAIKLHPLACTAFNADFDGDQMAVHVPLSMEAQAEARFLMLAHNNILKPQDGRPVISPSQDMVIGCYYLTIINENAKGAGRIFSSEDEAIMAYSMGQITLQSPIKVRITRTFKGETGSRLIDTTLGRLIFNDALPQNLGFRKRECLDDMFALEVDELVGKKQLSKIVDQCFHTQGEHRTAQVLDAIKALGFKYSTVGAITVSVSDIKVPACKETMLAEADEAVRKVNNLYRRGLLSEDERYNRVINIWTECTNNVKNQILPNLDEFNPIRMMTDSGARGSSAQVSQLAGMRGLMASPSGKTIELPIRANFREGLTVLEFFLSSHGSRKSLADTALRTADSGYLTRRLVDVSQEVIVREEDCFAARGERVRGIQIGELMSGKQSIESLEDRLRSRTAAEDIIDPATGEVLVRMNEPIDYRMAHEIVSRGIKKAMVRSVLTCRTENGVCARCYGENMAHGGKVDVGEAVGIIAAQAIGEPGTQLTMRTFHTGGIAGADDITQGLPRVEELFEARKPKRDAILAEIAGTVSMQETKKRRELVITSDEDPKDTKSYQITYGSRLKVAEGDHVEAGDELTEGSINPHDLLRILGVKAVQEYLLKEVLSVYRLQGVGVSDKHIEIIIRQMLRKVRVEESGDTDLLAGSLVDIFRFEEANRKAIMEGGNPAVAKRILLGITKASLATESFLSAASFQETTRVLTEAAIRGKVDPLIGLKENVILGKLIPAGTGMKRYKDITIKDSYNF, encoded by the coding sequence TTGTTCGAACTTTCTAACCTCGATTCCATTCAGATCGGTATGGCTTCCCCGGAGCAGATTCTCGCCTGGTCCCACGGTGAAGTCACCAAGCCTGAAACCATCAACTACCGCACCCTGAAGCCCGAACGGGACGGTCTGTACTGCGAACGCATCTTCGGACCCACCAAGGACTGGGAATGCAACTGCGGTAAGTATAAGCGGATCAAGTTCAAGGATAAGGACAAGATCTGCGACAAGTGCGGCGTGCAGGTTACCCGCGCCAAGGTGCGCCGGGAGCGGATGGGCCACATTCAGCTGGCCGCCCCTGTCAGCCATATCTGGTATTTCAAGGGAATCCCCAGCCGGATGGGCATGCTGCTGGATATTTCTCCCCGTAACCTGGAGAAGGTCCTGTACTTTGCCAACTTCATCGTGCTGGATCCCGGCAACGCGGAAGAAACCGGCCTGAAGCGGCTGGAGCTGATCAATGACGCGCGCTACCGCGAAATCGAAGCCCGCTGCGGCAAGGGTTCCTTCGTCGCCAAAATGGGTGCCGAAGCGATCCGTGACCTGCTGCTGGAGCTGGACCTGGACAAGCTGTCTGCTGAACTGAAAGCGGAAGTGGCCCAGCTGACTGAAAAGGAACGCGACCGCGAAACCGAAGGCCAGAAGCGTGCCCGTGCGGTGAAGCGCCTGGAAGTGGTCGAATCCTTCCGTACCAGCCATAACAAGCCGGAATGGATGATCCTGACCGTCGTTCCCGTCATTCCCCCGGACCTGCGTCCCCTGATCCAACTCGACGGCGGCCGTTTTGCCACCTCCGACCTGAACGATCTGTACCGCCGGGTCATCAACCGGAACAACCGCCTGAAGCGGCTGCTGGAGCTGGGCGCTCCGGACATCATCGTCCGCAACGAAAAGCGCATGCTGCAGGAATCTGTGGACGCCCTGATTGACAACGGCCGCCGCGGCCGTCCCGTCACCGGTCCCGGAAACCGCGCCCTGAAGTCCCTGTCGGACCTGCTGCGCGGTAAACAGGGTCGTTTCCGCCAGAACCTGCTCGGTAAGCGTGTCGACTATTCCGGCCGCAGCGTTATCGTGGTCGGTCCTGAGCTGAAGCTGTACCAGTGCGGCCTGCCGAAGGAAATGGCGCTGGAGCTGTTCAAGCCCTTCGTCATGGAACGGCTGGTCACCCTGAAGTATTCCCACAATGTAAAGTCCGCCAAGCGAGCCGTGGACAAGGTGCGTCCGGAAGTCTGGGACATCCTGGAGGAAGTCATCCGCGACCATCCCGTCCTGCTGAACCGTGCGCCCACGCTGCACCGCCTGGGCATCCAGGCATTCGAGCCTGTGCTGGTTGAGGGCAAGGCCATCAAGCTGCATCCCCTCGCCTGTACCGCGTTCAACGCTGACTTCGACGGCGACCAGATGGCCGTCCACGTACCGCTTTCCATGGAAGCCCAGGCGGAAGCCCGCTTCCTGATGCTGGCCCATAACAACATCCTGAAGCCGCAGGACGGCCGCCCGGTCATCTCGCCCTCCCAGGACATGGTTATCGGCTGCTACTACCTCACGATTATCAACGAGAACGCCAAGGGAGCCGGCCGGATCTTCTCCTCCGAGGATGAAGCCATCATGGCCTACTCCATGGGTCAGATCACGCTCCAGTCCCCCATCAAGGTCCGCATCACGCGCACCTTCAAGGGTGAGACCGGCAGCCGCCTGATCGACACCACCCTCGGCCGCCTGATCTTCAACGACGCCCTGCCGCAGAACCTGGGCTTCCGGAAACGGGAATGCCTGGACGATATGTTCGCGCTGGAAGTGGACGAGCTGGTCGGCAAGAAGCAGCTGTCCAAGATCGTGGACCAGTGCTTCCATACGCAGGGTGAACACCGCACCGCGCAGGTGCTCGACGCCATCAAGGCGCTGGGCTTCAAGTATTCCACGGTCGGTGCCATCACCGTTTCCGTGTCGGACATCAAGGTGCCCGCCTGCAAGGAAACCATGCTGGCCGAGGCGGATGAAGCCGTCCGCAAGGTCAACAACCTGTATCGCCGCGGTCTTCTGTCCGAGGATGAACGCTACAACCGCGTCATCAACATCTGGACGGAATGCACCAACAACGTGAAAAACCAGATCCTGCCGAACCTGGATGAGTTCAACCCCATCCGCATGATGACCGACTCCGGCGCCCGCGGTTCTTCCGCGCAGGTATCCCAGCTGGCCGGCATGCGCGGCCTGATGGCCTCTCCTTCCGGTAAGACCATTGAGCTGCCGATTCGTGCAAACTTCCGTGAGGGCCTGACGGTGCTGGAATTCTTCCTCTCCTCCCACGGTTCCCGGAAATCCCTGGCTGATACCGCCCTCCGTACTGCGGACTCTGGTTACCTGACCCGCCGTCTGGTGGACGTTTCCCAGGAAGTCATCGTTCGCGAGGAAGACTGCTTCGCAGCCCGCGGAGAACGCGTACGCGGCATCCAGATCGGCGAACTCATGAGCGGCAAGCAGTCCATTGAATCTCTGGAAGACCGCCTGCGCAGCCGCACCGCCGCCGAGGATATCATTGATCCCGCCACCGGCGAAGTGCTGGTCCGCATGAATGAGCCAATCGATTACCGTATGGCGCATGAGATTGTGTCCCGCGGCATCAAGAAGGCCATGGTCCGTTCCGTCCTCACCTGCCGCACCGAAAACGGTGTCTGCGCCCGCTGCTACGGCGAGAATATGGCCCACGGCGGCAAGGTGGATGTCGGTGAAGCGGTCGGTATCATTGCAGCCCAGGCTATCGGTGAACCCGGTACCCAGCTGACCATGCGTACCTTCCATACCGGCGGTATCGCCGGCGCGGACGACATCACCCAGGGTCTTCCCCGCGTCGAGGAACTCTTCGAAGCCCGGAAGCCGAAGCGGGATGCCATCCTGGCGGAGATCGCCGGTACGGTTTCCATGCAGGAGACCAAGAAGCGCCGTGAACTGGTCATTACCTCTGATGAAGATCCCAAGGACACCAAGTCCTACCAGATCACCTACGGTTCCCGCCTGAAGGTTGCCGAAGGCGACCATGTGGAAGCCGGTGATGAACTGACCGAAGGCTCCATCAACCCGCACGACCTGCTGCGGATCCTGGGTGTCAAGGCCGTTCAGGAATACCTGCTCAAGGAAGTCCTCTCCGTCTACCGCCTGCAAGGCGTTGGCGTGAGCGATAAGCACATCGAAATCATCATCCGCCAGATGCTCCGGAAAGTCCGGGTGGAGGAAAGCGGAGATACCGATCTGCTGGCCGGCTCCCTGGTGGATATCTTCCGCTTTGAGGAAGCCAACCGCAAGGCCATCATGGAAGGCGGAAATCCCGCCGTGGCAAAGCGTATCCTGCTGGGCATCACCAAGGCTTCCCTGGCCACGGAAAGCTTCCTGTCCGCTGCGTCCTTCCAGGAGACCACGCGCGTCCTGACCGAAGCCGCCATCCGCGGCAAGGTCGATCCGCTGATCGGTCTGAAGGAGAACGTCATCCTGGGCAAGCTGATTCCGGCCGGTACCGGCATGAAGCGCTACAAGGATATCACCATCAAGGATTCCTACAACTTCTGA